A stretch of the Marivirga tractuosa DSM 4126 genome encodes the following:
- the sufB gene encoding Fe-S cluster assembly protein SufB — protein MSKDDQILEEFASKEYEHGWTVDFEADSAPPGLNEDIVRFISAKKEEPEWLLEWRLKAYRNWRKMAEPKWANVHYPKPEFEDIIYYSAPKPKDKPKSLDEVDPEMRKTFERLGISLTEQKRLTGVAVDAVMDSVSVGTTFKKQLGELGIIFCSFSEAVKEHPELVKKYIGSVVPSNDNFYAALNSAVFSDGSFCYIPKGVRCPVELSTYFRINAANTGQFERTLIVAEDDSYVSYLEGCTAPMRDENQLHAAVVEIYAAKNAEVKYSTVQNWYPGDKNGKGGIYNFVTKRGICAGDYAKIAWTQVETGSAVTWKYPSCILKGDYSQGEFYSVAVTNNMQQADTGTKMIHIGKNTKSRIVSKGVSGGKSQNSYRGLVEIHKRAENSRNFSQCDSLLMGDKCGAHTFPYIEIKNKSAQVEHEATTSKIGEDQIFYCQQRGIDEESAVALIVNGYCKEVLNNLPMEFAVEAQKLLALTLEGSVG, from the coding sequence ATGAGTAAAGACGATCAAATACTGGAAGAATTTGCCTCTAAGGAATATGAGCATGGTTGGACAGTAGATTTTGAAGCAGACTCAGCTCCTCCGGGGCTAAACGAAGATATAGTACGATTTATCTCTGCCAAAAAAGAAGAGCCAGAATGGCTTTTGGAGTGGAGATTAAAAGCATACAGGAATTGGAGAAAAATGGCAGAGCCTAAATGGGCAAATGTTCATTACCCAAAACCTGAATTCGAAGACATTATCTATTACTCTGCACCTAAACCTAAGGATAAACCTAAGAGTTTGGATGAGGTAGACCCTGAAATGAGAAAAACCTTCGAAAGATTGGGCATTTCTCTTACAGAACAGAAAAGATTGACTGGCGTTGCGGTTGATGCCGTAATGGATTCAGTTTCTGTTGGAACTACCTTCAAAAAACAATTAGGAGAATTAGGAATCATATTTTGTTCATTCAGCGAAGCGGTAAAAGAGCATCCTGAATTAGTTAAAAAATACATTGGCTCAGTGGTTCCGTCAAACGATAACTTCTACGCTGCATTGAATTCAGCTGTATTCTCTGATGGTTCATTTTGTTATATTCCAAAAGGAGTAAGATGTCCTGTGGAGCTTTCAACTTATTTTAGGATTAATGCTGCTAATACTGGCCAGTTCGAGAGAACATTAATCGTAGCAGAAGATGATTCATATGTAAGTTACTTAGAAGGCTGTACGGCACCAATGCGTGATGAAAACCAATTGCATGCGGCAGTAGTAGAGATTTACGCAGCTAAAAATGCTGAAGTAAAATACTCTACTGTGCAAAACTGGTATCCTGGTGATAAAAATGGCAAGGGAGGTATTTACAACTTCGTAACTAAAAGAGGAATTTGCGCTGGTGACTATGCAAAAATTGCATGGACACAAGTAGAAACTGGCTCTGCTGTTACTTGGAAATACCCTAGCTGTATCTTAAAAGGAGATTATTCTCAAGGAGAATTTTACTCTGTTGCAGTAACAAACAACATGCAACAAGCCGATACAGGAACCAAAATGATTCACATTGGAAAGAACACCAAAAGTAGAATTGTTTCCAAAGGAGTATCAGGCGGAAAAAGCCAAAACTCCTACAGAGGATTGGTAGAAATCCACAAAAGAGCAGAAAATTCAAGAAACTTCTCTCAATGTGACTCCTTATTAATGGGTGATAAATGTGGAGCGCATACATTCCCATACATAGAAATCAAAAACAAATCTGCACAAGTAGAACACGAAGCAACGACTTCAAAAATTGGTGAAGACCAGATTTTCTACTGTCAGCAGAGAGGAATAGATGAGGAAAGTGCAGTAGCATTGATTGTAAATGGTTACTGTAAAGAAGTATTGAACAATTTACCTATGGAGTTTGCAGTTGAGGCACAGAAATTACTGGCCTTGACCTTAGAAGGTTCTGTTGGGTAA
- the sufC gene encoding Fe-S cluster assembly ATPase SufC has protein sequence MLSIKNLHASIEGKEILKGINLEVKPGEVHAIMGPNGSGKSTLASVLAGREDYTVDSGEITFNGNDLLELEADERAKEGVFLAFQYPIEIPGVSTTNFMKTALNKIREHKGLEPLDAVSFLAKMKEKMKLVEIDQALLSRSLNEGFSGGEKKRNEIFQMAMLEPTLSILDETDSGLDIDALRIVANGVNKLKNDDNATVVVTHYQRLLDYIVPDFVHVLFDGKIVKTGGKELAHKLEEKGYDWIKEEASIA, from the coding sequence ATGTTATCAATTAAAAATTTGCACGCCTCAATTGAAGGCAAAGAAATATTAAAAGGCATCAACTTGGAAGTAAAGCCAGGTGAAGTTCATGCCATCATGGGGCCAAATGGTTCCGGAAAAAGTACTTTAGCCTCTGTTTTAGCTGGTAGAGAAGATTATACCGTTGACTCAGGCGAAATCACTTTCAATGGAAACGATTTATTGGAATTAGAAGCTGACGAAAGAGCTAAAGAAGGTGTTTTCTTGGCTTTTCAATATCCTATTGAAATCCCAGGTGTAAGCACAACCAACTTTATGAAAACGGCTTTAAATAAAATCCGTGAGCATAAAGGTTTAGAGCCTTTGGATGCTGTTTCTTTCCTAGCCAAAATGAAAGAGAAAATGAAGTTGGTTGAAATTGATCAAGCCTTATTGAGCCGCTCATTAAATGAAGGTTTCTCTGGTGGGGAAAAGAAAAGAAATGAAATTTTCCAAATGGCGATGTTAGAGCCTACACTTTCCATCCTTGATGAAACTGATTCCGGTTTGGATATTGATGCCTTGCGAATTGTAGCAAATGGTGTTAATAAACTAAAAAATGATGACAATGCAACAGTAGTGGTAACACACTATCAAAGGCTATTGGATTATATCGTACCAGATTTTGTTCATGTTTTATTCGATGGTAAAATCGTTAAAACTGGCGGAAAAGAGCTAGCACATAAGCTGGAAGAAAAAGGCTACGATTGGATTAAGGAAGAAGCAAGCATTGCATAA
- the sufD gene encoding Fe-S cluster assembly protein SufD, whose product MSKLIKEDIDKFFIGQFKAFESSLNGESKKPLHAKRKQAIDNFKELGFPHAKHEEYKYSNVAKMFGKLFNVGNLSDDSFSLSLDEASKYFIPELDAIRLVFVNGVLDNKLSDMETLPKGVHIQAIKTAADDYAEDFEKHFNTHEIEGADNFSELNTAFTNGGVFVKIDANAVVETPIACYYFNDAKNADVISQPRNLVIAKKNSQASLIESYVTLGENTSFTNAVTEIVMEDDCVFNYYKYQNESDQAIQVGATMVHQLGKSVFNGVTLSLNGAMLRNNLNTAIHKEHSETNMYGLYLLDRKTHVDNHTVVDHKVPNCESNEMYKGILDGQSRGVFNGKIFVRQDAQKTNAFQSNRNVVLSDDAEVDTKPQLEIWADDVQCSHGATVGQLDVDQLFYLRARGIDKHTAKSMLLNAFASDVLSNIKIEAFRTLIEGKINERL is encoded by the coding sequence ATGAGTAAATTGATTAAAGAAGATATAGATAAATTTTTCATTGGGCAATTTAAAGCTTTTGAAAGCTCTCTTAACGGAGAAAGTAAAAAGCCATTGCACGCAAAGAGAAAACAAGCAATTGATAATTTCAAGGAGCTTGGTTTTCCTCATGCAAAACATGAAGAATATAAGTACAGTAATGTAGCCAAGATGTTTGGCAAGCTTTTTAATGTGGGAAATCTGTCTGACGATAGCTTTTCATTAAGTTTAGATGAAGCTTCTAAGTACTTTATTCCTGAGTTGGATGCCATTCGTTTGGTATTTGTAAATGGAGTATTGGATAATAAATTATCTGATATGGAGACACTTCCGAAAGGGGTACATATCCAAGCTATCAAAACTGCAGCGGATGATTATGCTGAAGATTTTGAGAAGCATTTCAACACCCATGAAATAGAAGGTGCTGATAATTTTTCTGAATTGAATACGGCATTTACAAATGGTGGAGTATTTGTGAAAATTGATGCTAATGCAGTTGTAGAAACACCAATTGCTTGCTATTATTTTAATGATGCTAAAAATGCAGATGTTATCAGTCAGCCAAGAAATTTGGTGATTGCCAAGAAAAATAGTCAAGCCTCACTGATTGAATCTTATGTCACCTTAGGTGAAAACACAAGTTTCACCAATGCAGTGACTGAAATTGTGATGGAAGACGATTGTGTTTTCAATTACTACAAATATCAGAATGAATCTGATCAGGCTATTCAAGTTGGGGCTACTATGGTGCACCAATTAGGAAAATCTGTTTTCAATGGTGTGACTTTAAGTTTAAATGGAGCTATGCTTCGAAACAACTTAAATACTGCCATACATAAAGAGCATTCAGAAACCAATATGTACGGATTGTATCTATTGGATAGAAAAACTCATGTTGATAACCACACTGTAGTGGACCATAAAGTACCGAATTGCGAAAGTAATGAGATGTACAAAGGTATTTTAGATGGTCAATCAAGAGGGGTTTTCAATGGTAAAATATTTGTAAGGCAAGATGCTCAAAAAACCAATGCATTTCAATCGAATAGAAATGTAGTGCTTTCTGATGATGCTGAGGTAGATACAAAACCACAATTGGAAATATGGGCAGATGACGTGCAATGTTCTCACGGTGCCACAGTAGGGCAACTGGATGTAGATCAGCTATTCTACTTAAGAGCCAGAGGAATTGATAAGCATACGGCTAAATCAATGTTATTAAATGCTTTTGCATCTGATGTTTTAAGCAATATTAAAATTGAAGCTTTCAGAACATTAATTGAAGGCAAAATTAACGAAAGATTATAA
- a CDS encoding aminotransferase class V-fold PLP-dependent enzyme: MSTAVAPKLDIQKIRKDFPILEQKVNGKPLIYFDNAATTQKPKQVINAISEYYEGYNANIHRGLHSLAEKATTAFEDSRKVFQKFINAAEVEEVIFTKGTTDGINLIANAYGRKFLQEGDEILITAMEHHSNIVPWQMIAEEKGAILKVVPVNAKGEISLDDVEKLITDKTKIVSVVYASNSLGTVNPVKDIAKLAHAKNALMVVDGAQASSHCVVDVQNLDCDFYATSGHKMYGPTGCGILYGKRAILEEMTPYQGGGEMIDNVSFEKTTYNDIPYKFEAGTPNIADVVALKKAAEYIDAIGKDNIMAHEQALTQHAHERLSEVPGINFYGTAAEKVSVVSFTIDNVHPYDAGMMLDAKGIAVRTGHHCTQPLMDHFGIEGTIRASFSVYNTIEEIDFFADSLKDIVAKFS, translated from the coding sequence ATGAGCACAGCAGTAGCACCAAAATTGGATATTCAAAAAATCAGAAAAGACTTTCCCATCCTTGAACAAAAAGTGAACGGAAAGCCTTTGATTTATTTTGATAATGCTGCTACCACTCAAAAGCCCAAACAGGTGATTAACGCTATCTCAGAATATTATGAAGGTTATAATGCCAATATTCACAGAGGTTTACATTCGCTTGCTGAAAAAGCTACGACTGCTTTCGAAGACAGCAGAAAGGTTTTTCAAAAGTTCATTAATGCAGCTGAAGTGGAAGAAGTGATTTTCACCAAGGGCACTACTGATGGAATCAATCTGATAGCCAATGCTTACGGTAGAAAATTTCTTCAAGAAGGTGATGAAATCTTAATCACTGCAATGGAGCATCACTCGAACATAGTGCCCTGGCAAATGATAGCAGAAGAAAAGGGTGCAATTTTGAAAGTAGTTCCTGTGAATGCTAAAGGTGAAATTTCACTTGATGATGTTGAGAAACTAATTACTGATAAAACTAAAATTGTATCGGTGGTTTATGCTTCCAATTCATTAGGTACTGTTAATCCTGTTAAAGATATTGCAAAATTAGCGCACGCTAAAAATGCGCTGATGGTAGTGGATGGAGCACAAGCTTCTTCTCACTGTGTAGTAGATGTACAAAATTTAGATTGCGATTTTTATGCGACTTCTGGTCATAAAATGTATGGTCCAACAGGCTGCGGAATTTTGTATGGAAAAAGAGCCATTTTAGAAGAAATGACGCCTTACCAAGGCGGTGGGGAAATGATTGATAATGTGAGTTTTGAAAAAACCACTTATAATGACATTCCTTATAAATTTGAAGCGGGTACTCCTAATATTGCTGATGTTGTGGCTTTAAAAAAGGCTGCAGAATATATTGATGCAATCGGAAAAGATAATATAATGGCACATGAACAAGCTTTGACTCAACATGCTCATGAAAGATTATCAGAAGTGCCTGGAATTAATTTCTATGGTACAGCAGCTGAAAAAGTAAGCGTAGTGTCCTTTACAATTGATAATGTTCATCCGTATGATGCAGGGATGATGCTAGATGCAAAAGGCATTGCAGTAAGAACGGGACATCATTGCACGCAACCATTAATGGATCATTTCGGAATTGAAGGAACGATTAGGGCTTCCTTCTCTGTTTACAATACAATAGAAGAAATTGATTTTTTTGCAGACTCTTTAAAAGATATAGTGGCAAAATTTAGTTAA
- a CDS encoding SufE family protein gives MADNTINAKQDEIIGQFSMLDGDMEMMIGYLIELGEKLPEMPESLKTEDNIVKGCQSKVWLTADENEGKLHFQADSNTAITKGLVSLLVSILNNGRIDDVLNADLYFVHKIGMNRFIGTQRSNGFLSMIKQIKMYALAYKTKLENEA, from the coding sequence ATGGCTGACAATACAATCAACGCAAAACAAGACGAGATAATAGGACAGTTCTCCATGTTGGACGGAGACATGGAAATGATGATAGGTTATTTGATTGAGCTTGGAGAAAAGCTTCCTGAAATGCCTGAATCATTAAAAACTGAAGATAATATAGTAAAAGGTTGCCAATCAAAAGTATGGTTGACTGCAGATGAAAATGAGGGGAAACTTCATTTTCAAGCAGATAGTAATACCGCCATTACAAAAGGATTGGTTAGCCTATTAGTTTCTATTTTAAACAATGGCAGAATAGATGATGTCTTAAATGCCGATTTATATTTTGTTCATAAAATAGGCATGAATCGTTTTATAGGGACGCAAAGGTCAAATGGTTTTTTATCCATGATCAAACAAATCAAAATGTATGCGTTGGCGTATAAAACAAAATTAGAAAATGAAGCTTAA
- a CDS encoding SUF system Fe-S cluster assembly protein, translated as MAEETKFEKKTEVPNLRDKVLEAIKSVYDPEIPVDIYELGLIYEVNVYPVNNVYILMTLTSPSCPAAEEIPSEVEMKVKSIEGVSDVKVELTFDPPYSQEMMSEAAKLELGFM; from the coding sequence ATGGCAGAAGAAACAAAATTTGAAAAGAAAACAGAAGTTCCCAATTTAAGAGATAAAGTGCTGGAAGCCATCAAGTCAGTTTACGACCCTGAGATTCCTGTTGATATTTACGAATTAGGATTGATTTACGAGGTGAATGTATATCCGGTAAACAATGTATATATCCTAATGACTTTAACTTCTCCCTCCTGCCCTGCTGCGGAAGAAATTCCAAGCGAGGTTGAGATGAAAGTGAAGTCTATTGAAGGTGTAAGTGATGTGAAAGTGGAATTGACTTTTGACCCACCGTACTCTCAGGAAATGATGAGCGAGGCAGCGAAACTTGAATTAGGCTTTATGTAA
- a CDS encoding BrxA/BrxB family bacilliredoxin yields the protein MYPEELVAPMRADLTEVGFEEFKTADQVAEHLKDHKGTSLMVINSVCGCAAGAARPGVKWAVQQSPKKPDNLTTVFAGVDQEAVAKARELTAPYPPSSPSIALFKDGELVHFVERHHIEGRTAEMIGNHLVQVFEEYC from the coding sequence ATGTATCCTGAAGAATTAGTAGCACCAATGCGTGCAGATTTAACAGAAGTTGGTTTTGAGGAATTCAAAACAGCTGATCAGGTGGCTGAGCACCTAAAAGACCATAAAGGAACTTCTTTAATGGTAATCAATTCAGTATGTGGTTGTGCTGCAGGTGCAGCTAGACCAGGCGTTAAGTGGGCAGTTCAACAAAGTCCGAAGAAGCCTGATAACTTGACAACTGTTTTCGCTGGTGTTGACCAGGAAGCAGTGGCAAAAGCTAGAGAGTTAACGGCTCCTTATCCGCCATCTTCGCCTTCTATTGCTTTATTTAAAGACGGTGAATTGGTTCACTTTGTAGAAAGACACCACATTGAAGGAAGAACTGCTGAAATGATTGGAAATCATTTGGTGCAGGTTTTTGAGGAGTATTGTTAA
- a CDS encoding amidase family protein, whose protein sequence is MRRIFYLLLLVIWACDKKPDTEIETWVPYDETAIIAKNADHESEYMRYKLIQSKVSDRNDLWKQIEPQISDFSADDYKRLKPLILEQDMMSMQNAISDSRLNYKELTQWYLYRIALFENDSLSTLNNIISINPTAVEEAIARDEGKSGDQHPIYGMPILLKDNINFEGIPTTAGAVALQNNQTGDAHIVSRLENSGAIILGKSSLSEWANFLCDGCPNGYSAIGGQTLNPYGRGEFDTGGSSSGSGSSMAANYAAGAIGTETSGSILSPSSSNSIVGLKPTVGLLSRGGIVPISSTLDTPGPMTKNVMDNAIILSALTGEDSEDEVTVGNSPEKDYWKSLKESNLEGMRLGVMKGFLEDSLYKVNVKQLEELGAELVEVEAPEVDLSGFLTLLNLDMKADLPHYFENYAGPSVELRSVQDVIQFNLEDSATRIPYGQARFDGIVNDSTSAMEFDSLKTRLMSEGRRYFETMMNENELDAVLSINNWSAGYAAVAHHPALTVPMGYEKDGQPKGITFIAAPYSEEKLLKIAYAFEKKTKAREIPADYQ, encoded by the coding sequence ATGAGAAGAATATTTTACTTGCTGCTTTTGGTTATTTGGGCTTGTGATAAAAAGCCAGATACAGAAATAGAGACTTGGGTTCCTTATGATGAAACTGCCATAATTGCTAAGAATGCTGATCATGAGTCCGAATACATGCGCTATAAATTGATCCAATCCAAAGTAAGTGATAGAAATGATTTATGGAAGCAAATTGAACCTCAAATCAGTGATTTTAGCGCTGATGATTATAAGCGTTTAAAGCCACTTATTCTGGAACAGGATATGATGAGTATGCAAAATGCCATTTCAGATAGTAGGCTGAACTATAAAGAATTAACGCAGTGGTATTTGTATAGAATTGCCCTGTTTGAAAATGATAGTTTGAGCACTTTAAATAATATAATATCTATTAATCCTACTGCAGTTGAAGAAGCAATAGCAAGAGATGAAGGTAAGTCAGGTGATCAACATCCCATTTATGGAATGCCCATTTTGTTAAAAGATAATATCAATTTTGAAGGAATACCAACCACAGCAGGAGCAGTGGCTTTGCAGAATAATCAAACTGGTGATGCTCATATAGTTAGTCGTTTGGAGAACAGCGGAGCAATTATATTAGGTAAGTCTAGTTTGAGTGAGTGGGCGAATTTTCTATGTGATGGTTGCCCGAATGGCTATAGCGCCATCGGTGGGCAAACGTTGAATCCTTATGGAAGAGGAGAGTTTGATACGGGCGGTTCTAGCTCAGGTAGTGGTTCTTCCATGGCAGCAAATTACGCAGCTGGTGCAATTGGAACAGAAACTTCTGGTTCTATTTTATCCCCTTCCAGTTCAAATTCTATTGTAGGATTAAAGCCAACTGTTGGTTTATTAAGTAGAGGAGGGATAGTACCAATTTCCAGTACTTTAGACACCCCTGGTCCGATGACCAAAAATGTAATGGATAATGCAATTATCCTTTCAGCTTTAACTGGTGAAGATTCTGAAGATGAGGTAACTGTTGGCAACTCACCTGAAAAAGATTACTGGAAATCTTTAAAGGAAAGTAATTTAGAAGGCATGCGATTGGGAGTGATGAAAGGATTTTTGGAAGATTCTTTATATAAAGTCAATGTTAAGCAGTTGGAAGAATTGGGAGCTGAATTAGTTGAAGTAGAAGCCCCAGAAGTAGATCTATCTGGTTTTCTAACCTTATTGAATTTAGATATGAAAGCGGATTTGCCGCACTACTTTGAAAATTATGCTGGCCCAAGTGTTGAACTACGTTCAGTTCAGGATGTGATTCAATTTAATTTAGAGGATTCAGCTACTAGAATTCCTTATGGACAAGCCAGATTTGATGGGATAGTAAATGATTCTACCTCTGCAATGGAATTTGATAGTTTGAAAACTCGCTTAATGAGTGAAGGAAGAAGGTATTTTGAAACGATGATGAATGAGAATGAATTAGATGCTGTTTTATCTATCAATAATTGGAGTGCAGGATATGCAGCAGTGGCTCATCATCCGGCCTTGACTGTACCGATGGGGTATGAGAAAGACGGTCAGCCAAAAGGCATAACGTTCATTGCAGCACCATATTCAGAAGAGAAATTATTGAAAATTGCCTATGCTTTTGAAAAGAAAACTAAAGCGAGGGAGATTCCTGCTGATTATCAGTAA
- a CDS encoding polymorphic toxin type 23 domain-containing protein, whose protein sequence is MLFNKLKLIFRKEVHKPIFFVSLVLVCLYTNKICAQEWNSKGNSLKYYVSGGISLQFGSHQNRVGLSLSSTFGQSYANVSFQYNFFYTFKDFGYYENSFQHIAGIKLATAFDRRPIIFRAISNSPFSSRAFYQFHYFYRYYFNNWNTSQPTGEIGLNFGHFFLLHENDLLAAETVDKFRTAALRIGYQDSLQSIASSFLFWTGNKDDPDTKRVNSSDFSRYGYFDLSDTPYGKYSHGILAIDYTRQLPFGNQLRISSGYDHEKIRNLIQNKFMHDLPIWPRRWNTAKSRHVPMVDKDGNSYLFKEHQELREGKFYWGVFINGSDFY, encoded by the coding sequence ATGTTATTCAATAAATTAAAATTGATTTTTAGAAAGGAAGTGCATAAACCAATCTTTTTTGTCAGCTTAGTATTAGTATGCCTCTATACCAATAAAATATGTGCCCAAGAGTGGAATAGTAAGGGTAATAGTTTAAAATATTATGTAAGTGGTGGAATAAGTTTGCAATTTGGTTCTCATCAAAACAGGGTAGGGTTAAGCCTGAGCAGTACTTTTGGTCAGTCTTATGCCAATGTCAGTTTTCAATACAATTTTTTCTATACCTTTAAAGACTTCGGATACTATGAAAATTCTTTTCAGCATATAGCGGGAATAAAACTGGCAACAGCATTTGATCGAAGGCCGATTATTTTTCGAGCCATTAGTAATTCGCCCTTTAGTAGTCGAGCTTTCTATCAATTTCATTATTTCTATCGCTATTACTTCAATAACTGGAATACTAGTCAACCTACAGGAGAAATAGGGTTGAATTTTGGACATTTTTTTCTCCTTCATGAAAACGATCTGTTGGCTGCAGAAACAGTGGATAAATTTCGAACTGCAGCCCTGAGAATAGGATATCAGGATTCACTTCAAAGTATTGCCTCTTCCTTTTTATTCTGGACTGGAAATAAGGATGATCCTGATACCAAAAGAGTTAATTCGTCAGATTTTTCACGCTATGGCTATTTTGATTTAAGCGATACACCTTACGGAAAATATTCTCATGGAATTCTTGCTATCGATTATACTCGACAACTGCCTTTTGGAAATCAGTTAAGAATTTCATCTGGTTATGATCATGAGAAAATAAGGAATTTAATTCAGAATAAATTCATGCATGATTTACCGATTTGGCCTAGAAGATGGAATACTGCAAAGAGTCGTCATGTCCCTATGGTGGATAAAGATGGTAACTCATATCTCTTTAAAGAACATCAAGAATTGAGGGAAGGGAAGTTTTATTGGGGAGTTTTTATTAACGGTTCTGATTTTTATTAA
- a CDS encoding nuclear transport factor 2 family protein has product MMIKTTLVLIFGLYVYSPLNIHAQNSSDKMELEQMLHTFMDGASKNDSLIHANFWAEDLIYTSSNGTRFGKKEIIGRFNSNEKTKIETPSSTYAAEDIIIQQYANTAIVAFKMKAVSDTSIQYYLNSGTFLKRNGKWQVVNWQATISGKPIKK; this is encoded by the coding sequence ATGATGATAAAAACTACCTTAGTTCTCATTTTCGGCTTGTATGTGTATTCTCCCCTCAATATACATGCACAAAATTCGTCAGATAAAATGGAGCTTGAACAGATGCTCCACACATTTATGGATGGAGCTTCAAAAAATGATTCTCTCATTCATGCTAATTTTTGGGCGGAAGATTTGATCTATACAAGTTCTAATGGAACTCGTTTTGGGAAAAAAGAAATTATAGGTCGTTTTAATTCTAATGAAAAAACTAAAATTGAAACTCCTTCAAGCACATATGCCGCTGAGGATATTATCATACAGCAATATGCCAATACCGCTATTGTAGCCTTTAAAATGAAAGCAGTTAGTGATACTAGCATTCAGTACTACCTAAACAGCGGTACTTTTCTTAAGAGAAATGGCAAGTGGCAAGTGGTCAATTGGCAAGCCACCATAAGCGGTAAACCGATAAAGAAATAA